A region of the Fischerella sp. PCC 9605 genome:
GCCAGCAGATGTTCGCCACTGCTATAAATACAATTGACATACTCTTTTTGCTTGTCATTGAGAGAACCAACCATTTCTTGTTGCAGCAATTGAGACAACCCCATAATTGCATTGAGAGGTGTCCTCAACTCATGACTCATAGTTGCTAAAAATTCACTTTTTGCCCGACTTCCTGCTTCTGCTGCTTCCTTACTTTCACAAAGTTCTAATTCTGTTTGTTTGCGTTCGGTGATGTCCTCAATCATGGCGAGAAAATACTCTGGTTCGCCATTGGTACTGGACATTATGGAAATACTTACCAAAGCCCAAACAAATCGATGATCTTTGTGTAGAAACCGCCTTTCCATCTCCAGGCGATCGCGAATTCCGAAAACAAGTTGTTTGTAGAGTTCTAAATCTCCCTCTTGCTTAAAAATAAAATCTGTGAAGCGTTTGCCAGCTAACTCTTCTCGCGTATAGCCCAGCATCTGACATAATGCCGGATTAGTATCTACAATCCGTGCTTTCATATCTACTAGTCCGATACCGACAGAGGAACGTTCAAAAATCGCCCGGAATTCTGCTTCACTCTGTTTTAATGCCTCCTGTGCTGCGTTACGCTCACTAGCTTCTACTGCCAAGGTAACGAAATCAGCGATCGAACCTGCAAAGTTCTCTTCTTCTACTGTCCACTGGCGAATCCTGCTAATTTGTTCGTGACACACCACACCCACCAAGTGGCCACCCAACCAAATTGGGGCATTCAACAGAGATGCAATGCCAAAAGCAGACAGATAAGGCTCGGATAACTCTTGTGTTCTATTATCATTGCAGGCATCGTGGGCTGCAATGCTGCGTTGTTCTTCCAAAGCCTGAAAATAAGCAGGGAAATTTGCTTTCAACAGCGACATTCCCCAACTATGACGCTTTGTCCTCGCATCATACAAATCGACACATTCAACTTTTGAGTGGTCGCTATTGTATAACCAGACACTGACTCGCTCTACTTCTATGGTTTGAGCAGCGGCTTCTGTGATTTCCCTTAAGGCTGCATTGAGATTACCTTGCTGCAAAGTCTTGCTTTTTGCTAGTTGCACTAGGGTTTTACTTTGTTTTCGCAAACAATTTTCCCTTTTTTGCAGTGCTTCTTCTACCCGCTTACGTTCTGTGATATCCCTAATCGCTACCACCCGCATTTTTTGCCCTTGGTAAGGAATGATTTTGCCTTGCATTTCCACTGGAAAAGTAGAGCCGTCTTTCTTAACTACAATTACTTCGTAGGGTTTTTCATAACCGGAAAGAATATATTTTCTGATTAACTCTTGTGATTCTGGTGTTACCAATTCAAAACTGCTTTTACCAATTAGTTCTGCGACTTCATAACCTGTCATGTTTGCGACAACATGATTTGTATCTAAAATAATTCCATTGTCGTGTACGATAATTCCTTCAAAAGTTAACTCAGACAAACAACGAAATCGAGCTTCGCTATCTCGCTGAGCAGATAAAGCTTGTTTAACAAGAGTAATTTCTCGGTTTTTAGATATTTCTTGTAAAATTAGTTGGCTTTTTGGGCGTTGACATTGCTGTCTTGTGACAGCGCATAGCAGTGTCCACCGCAACAATTGCAGCGTCATCTCACTTTTGACTAAGTAATCTTGAGCATTTATGCTCAGCACTCGTTTTAGCATTGCCTCATCTTGGCGATCGCTCATCGCGATAACTGCCATATTTGGGAACAGTGAGTGCAACTTCGGGATAATTTCTAAATTCTGAGCATCCCTAACAGATAAATCCAATATCACTACATTGATAGATTCAGCCTGCAAAACAGATATAGCCTCAAGGAATTCCTGAACCTGAATCAACTGAAATTGAGGAACAGACGTAGAGTTACTTCTTCCTGCTGCCAAGAGCATTTCTTGGATTAAGTCAGCATAGCTCTGACTCTCCTCAAATAGCAAAATTTTAATTAGTTCACATGCCATGCTTGTCACCAGTAGAACATCTTCACAAAAAAGGGCGACAATCAAAGTCGCAAAACGATGATGTTTGCCTTATCGCCATTCTTTGTGAGTGTGTTAACACCCCGTGTACGTAAAACCACTGTTAAGAATTTATTTATGCCCAAGCTGCGAGGGATTACATTATATAGTAATATTACTGAAAAAAGATAAAAACTGCCGTAAAGTTGATCGCTCTACCCTACATCAATACCTTCGCCAATTTTGTGAAACGCCCGCAGGCTGGAAGCCTGGACGCCAGTTGCTACAATGGGGAGAACCACCAAGGGCGCACTGGCTCGGCTGCACGTCAAAGCCCACCTCCGTGGACTGAAAACCTTACAGGCTGAGGAGGCGGGCTTGGTTTATGTAGCTGCACCCTTCGAGGGTGTCGGATTTTGACGAAGGTATTGCTACACAGTCGATGGTTAAGAGTTAGGGCATTGCTGAATCAAGATATAAATTGTCATTCTGAGCGGAACCCTACCCTGCGGAGGGCTTTATTGCCCATTCCACAATTTTGGAGCTGAAAATCACTACCCCAGTCCCTAATCACCAGTCCCCAGTCCCTTTTACCGTATTGATTTTTCGTACTGGCAAATGGTTTATTACTGAACTTAATTGCGCTGTACTTCGACATAATCTTGTAGTTGCCGCTTGGCAGCATCAAAGGCATCCCGAATTGCCACATAAATATCTTGATGGCTTTCATTGTCAGATGGATTGCTATTGACTACTATCTCTGTTCCTGGTAAAGTAATGTCAATTTGTATATGATAAAGCTTGCCCTTTTGGTGATTTCGATGTGGTGCGTCTACCACTACTCGACAGCTTGTAATTCGGTTATGAAATTGCTCTAATTTAGCGGCATATTCACGAATTTTTTCCTCAACCGCTTCAGATTTTTGAACATTGCGAAAGTTAACTTGTAGTGGCGATCGCATTTTTTCTCCTCACTGTGTAAATTGATTAAGTCTACCTAAAGATTAAAAAGAAAATTTGAGGAACTTGTGAGGAACTTCCCCAATTCAAGCGAGTAATTCTCGCACTGACATACTCGCGATGCCAAACAAAATTTCCCCATCTCCCATTCTCTTACCTACAGACAGATACCCAGCCTCTGAGATTTTGCAAGAATTAAATTATTAAATTAATTGCAACTATTGTGGAGATGGAGCAATGAGCAATGGCGACTTGAGAATTGTCTCCCTAATTCCTAGTGGAACTGAGATTTTAGCAGCGTTAGGTTTAACTGATGCTATTGTTGGGCGATCGCACGAGTGTGACTACCCCCCAGAAATTCAAGATCGTCCGATTTGTACCCAACCCAGGCTGAACACTAGTGCTTCAAGCAGTGAAATCAACGACAAAATTAATAAATTAATCCAATCTGCTCTCAGTATCTACGAGATTAAAATCGAGATTTTGAAGCGATTGCATCCCACTCACATTATCACCCAAGACCAGTGTGATGTCTGTGCTGTCAGTGTATCAGAAGTGGAAAAGGCTGTAGCTTCAATCACTCATACCCCACCCGAGATTATCTCTTTAAAACCGAATGTTCTCAAAGATGTTTGGGCTGATGTAGAGCGAGTAGCTAACGCTTTTGGTGTAGACTCATTGAAGGTGCTAGAAAACTTAGAAGCTCGCGTAAAAATAGTTTCTCAAAAAACACAAGGACTTTCCCAAACAGAGAAATTACCAACAGTAGCATGTATCGAATGGACTGACCCTTTGATGATTGCTGCTAATTGGATTCCTGAATTAGTTACCTTAGCAGGAGGAGAACCGTTATTTAGTACCACAGGTCAACCTTCCTCACATTTAAAGTGGGAAAATCTGATTGCGAGCAATCCAGATATTATTATTTTTATGCCCTGTGGCTTTGATTTAAATCGCACTCGTCAAGAAGCTGAGTTATTAACTCAACATCCAGAGTGGGAAAATCTGCGTGCTAACCAAAATGGCAGAGTCTATATCACTGATGGTAATTCTTACTTCAACCGTCCAGGGCCTCGACTGGTAGATTCAACAGAAATGTTAGCAGAAATTCTGCATCCGGAAATTTTTCAATATGGTTATAAAGGACAAACTTGGGAACTCTTGTAAAATTATGAATTATGAATTATGAATTATCAAAAATTCTATCATTTGTGATTCATAATTTACGGCAGTTTTCATATCAATGGAGGACATAATTACTCCAACTCTATTCCTCATTCTCTATTCCCAGCCTTGACTGTAGTTTATGCATCTCAAAATAGCTATATCATTTTTTGCTTGCTACATTATTTACCCATTCAATAATGGGTTTTAAGCTTCCTGGTAGTGCTGCCTCACTGACTGTAACCGTGTGTTGCTGACCGTTATTTTCTACTGTCAAAGTATACTGAAAGCGATCGGCTTGGTGAGGAGGAGCATTAATTTTTGTGGGTAGACTAAAGAAATTTGCGGCTTCTAACATTTGAGGTAACTGCTTAGCCTCCTCTGGAGACAGATTAGCCGTATCAACAGTTGCTTTCTTGCTTATGCCAGTAAAACCACCCGTGCGTTGAAGCGAGATCCGCATTTGTCCTCTCCGTAATGCTGCCTTTTGCTATAAACAAAAATACTGGGAGATTCAAGTTTCTTCTCCCAGTTTAGCAACAAAAGACAACAAGAAATTATGAATTGTAAATTATGAATTGTAAATGATAAAAACTTTCATAATTCATAATTCATAATTCATAATTCTAAATAACTCCCACCTCTTTCCAAGCCTTCTCCACTACATTTTGTTCTAGGCTTCCTTGACCGTAGAGTTCACCAGCAACCTGAATAATTGTCTTGGCAGCACGTTTAAAACTAGCCCGAGAACGCAGGCGATCGCGTAAAGCAATATACCAGATTTTGCCAACTTTTTCCCAAGCATAACCGCCAATCTCTGTTGCTGCTAGGTAAAAGGCGCGGTTGGGAATACCCGAGTTGATATGCACCCCACCGTTATCCTCAAAACCCATATATTTATCTTTCATGTGGCCTGGTTGAGGATCTTTGCCCAGTATTGGGTCATTGTATGCTGTCCCCGGCGCTTTCATGGAGCGAATACCCACACCTTTGACTTTGTCTGTAAATAAACCTTCTCCAATGATCCAGTCTGCTTCTTGTGCAGTCTGTTTTTTTACCCACTGTTTCACCAATGAGCCAAAGACATCAGAGAATGATTCATTTAGCGCCCCAGACTCGCCAAAATATATGAGACCAGCTTCATACTGAGTAACACCGTGTGTTAACTCATGCCCGATAATATCAATACATTTAGTAAAGCGCTGAAAGATTTCACCGTCGCCATCACCATAAACCATTTGGTCGCCATTCCAAAAGGCGTTATCGTATTTGACACCGTAATGCACAGTGGAGTCTAAACGTAGCCCTTTGTCATCGATAGAATTTCGCTCGAATACCTCATAATATAAGTCATAGGTTGCCCCAGCAGCATCATAAGCTTCGTCGACTGCATCATCTCCACTGGGAGGATCGCCTTCGTGACGCACTGGCTTACCAGGAAGTTCTTCAGTACCTTTAGCATCAAAAATTGTGCGACTTTTCTCACCGGGAGAAACTGCAAAATTGATATTACCGATTACGTTTCGCCGTCCCCGAAACTGTGCCGAAACACTTAATGTGTGAAATGCCCATCTGCGCTGTTCGGGGCTACCATTCACTGCGATATTTTCCAGCATGTGGGGTGGCACAACACAACAAATAGGGCATCTAGAATATAGTTGATGCTCACACCCAAACCCCAATGATTTTTTCTTATTTCGAGCCATCCCAGATTTTCTCCTTCTTGCTAAATTGAGTGATGGCAAACACTGGTTTTAATACTAAGTTGCAGTCAAAGATAGTACTTCCCTCACCCTGCCTGTCGGCACCCCTCTCCCAATTTGGGAGAGGGGAAGGGGAGAGGGCACGAATTGCTATTGCTATGTCTGAACGCAACTTGGTATAACTCCACTGTAAAAATGAGCAGAAAACCTAATCAAACAGCGAGTTTTTAGTTTGTGTTTTTGAAGGTATTTTCTACTCTTTATTTTCAACAGATTAGTTACTCAGTCACAGTACCCTTTGAGGGTACTTTTATGTTGGGGTATCGCATCAAAAAACAAGGTAAACTTTTAAGCTGTAATTTTGAGCCTAAATCCTGGCTTCATTCAGCAACACTTTTTCATATACCCAACGGGCTTATATTGGTGCGACACAGCTAATTTTGTGCATTAGAAAAATCTTGTGGGATGGGCTTCTAGCCCGTCCTCATAGACGGGCAGGATACCCGCACCACAAAACAATTTATTGCATCATTTTAGTCGTATCACGCCAACATAATAGTTCTTATTAACCGTACTTGTGTTATTTTTTACTTTTTTTTAACTACAGATTTAATATTTAACCAAGCAGGAGCATCGCACTATCCCAAAAACAGCTTATACGCTGGATTCTTGTTTTCATCCCAATAGCGATAGCCAAGTGTATCTAAAAATGCTTGCCACTCTTCCATCTCATGAGGGGGAACTTGTATCCCAACGACAATTCGCCCGTAGTCTGCACCATTGTTGCGGTAGTGGAACATGCTGATATTCCAATTCGGACTCATGGAATCTACAAACTTCATCAATGCGCCGGGACGTTCGGGAAACTCGAAACGGTAAAGTAATTCATTGTGGGCAAGGGGGGAATGCCCGCCAACCATGTGCCGCAGGTGTAATTTCGTTAGTTCGTCATCGGTTAAGTCAATAGTTTTGAACCCACACTCTTCAAAAGTTGCAACCATATTTGCCCTGTCGGCACGTTTTTCTATTTGCACGCCCACAAAAATATGTGCCTCTTTTTCATCGGCAATGCGATAGTTAAACTCAGTCAAGTTGCGTTTGCCCATGCATTGGCAAAACTTGCGGAGACTACCAGCTTCTTCAGGAATTGTGACTGCAAAGATGGCTTCGCGGCGTTCGCCCAACTCTGCCCGTTCTGCTACAAACCGGAGGCGATCGAAGTTCATATTGGCACCACAGGCTACGGCAATTAATGTTTGCCCTTCGATTTGCTCCCGCTCTACATAGGCTTTGGCACCTGCGATCGCCAGTGCCCCCGCAGGTTCCAAAATGGATCGTGTATCTTCAAATACATCTTTAATCGCGGCACAGGTATCATCCGTATCAACGAGAATGATATCATCTACATATTGCTGGCACAAGCGAAAAGTCTCTTCACCCACTTCCCGCACCGCTACACCGTCAGCAAATAAGCCCACCTGAGACAATCGCACTCGCTGTCCTGCTTTTAGAGATTGATGCATGGCATCGGCATCTACAGGCTCAACGCCAATAATCTTGATTTCTGGACGCAACCGCTTCACATATGCCGCAATTCCAGAGATCAATCCACCACCACCAATCGCTACAAAAATCGCATGGATGGGTTGCTGGTATTGGCGCAAAATTTCCATGCCGATGGTTCCCTGTCCCGCAATCACCTCCGGATCGTCAAAAGGGTGAATAAAAGTTAAGCCCTTTTCTGCTTCCAATTGACGGGCGTAAGCATAAGCATCATCGTAGGTATCCCCATGCAACACTACCTCTCCTCCCCTGGCTCTGACTGCATCTACCTTAACTTGGGGTGTGGTTATAGGCATAACGATAATCGCTTGGGTTCCTAACTGCCGGGCACCAAGGGCAACTCCTTGAGCATGGTTGCCAGCAGATGCAGCAATTACACCCTGTGCCAGTAAATCCGAGGGTAAGTTTGCCATCTTGTTATAAGCACCACGCAGCTTAAAGGAAAATACTGACTGCATATCCTCGCGCTTCAGCAGGAGTTTATTATTCAGTCGTGCAGAAAGATTTGGGGCATACTCCAGTGGTGTTTCTTGGGCAACATCATATACGCGGGCAGTCAGAATTTGTACCAGATAGTCACAAAGCATGGGCATTAACAAGTTGATAGATGCCGGATAGAGGATAATTTTACGGCACTTGTGTACCTGTTTTGCAGATATGGTTAGGTTGAGCGTCAAATTCCCGACTTCCTTGAAGAAGTCGGGAATCTTGTGTTGCATCACGCCTGCTCTATTTTTTGTGTAATTTTTCCAACTGCTTGGGCGAGCCTCCTGTCGGAGGAGCTTCGCTAACGCTTGAGCATCTTTCCTAAAAAAAGTTTCCCTGTCGCCGTTACTCCAAACAATCTCGCAGGTAAACTGCCAAGACATGTTAAAGTGAACTTTCCGAAATCGAACTTGGCGAACGTAAGCTAAATTTATCAAGCCTCTGGTGGGTGTTTGGCAAAGCAGGGGTTTTAGTTCGAGGGTTGCTTGTGGCATCATTGATATATCCTTAACATTTGTTTTGGAATAGAGAGGCGGTTTTAGGCTTGGACTCTTGGAACCGCCTTCTCTATTTCTATTAAATCAAGCTATATTGTAGAAGTCAAGCGCTATTGTATTAAAGTTTTGTAGTAGGAATTTGTGTCGATGGATTCGGGCAAAAGCTTTATGACATTAAGAGAGTCGCTAGGACTTACGCAAAAGCAAATAGCGGATGCAGTAGGTGTTACCGATCAAACAGTTTCCAACTGGGAAAGGGGAGTTCATGTACCACGCCTCACCTTAAGGCAGACAGTTAAGCTTTGCGAAATCACAAAGCGCACTGTTGAAGATTTGGCTGATTTATTTGAACCAGAAACAGAAAAGGGTTTCAAATAATGCAAATTGCCCCCGCTGTCTCGCTGATGGGCGGCGTGGGGCATAAGCTGTTGTAATGCACAACAGCAAGGCAGTCGCAATGAAAAAAATTCACCGCCATGTGTGAAAACCTCACCCCCTGCCCCTCTTCTTGCTAAGGAGAGGGGTGTCCGATCGGACGGGGTGAGGTTCTTTTAAGGCAGAAGGAAAGAGGTTTTGAATCGTTAACTAGATCAAATGAATACTCAAATGACAAGGGCGAAGCTGATATCACTAAACTTAAAAAAGAAAGCGATCGCATCTTAGAGGTCATTTATAAAGTAAAAATAAAATTACTGTAGGGGAGGCTGTCATCGGTGTGGATTTTCCTCCCGCTTTATTGCCGTTGTGTTAGGCGCATATTTTGAGATGATTTGTCACGAAAAACACGATCAAAGCGCCTAACGCACCGCTATACAACATGGTGCGTCAGGCTAAAGCCGTGACACACCCTACTTAAGATTTACTTTATAAATCAACTCTTACCAATTTGGGGTCATCAAAAAGCCCTATCAGTCAATCAGACAGCGGAAAGCTGTAAAAATCAATGGTCGAAACAATTATTGTTTTTCTCATTATTGGGCTAATTATCACTGGCATTTTAGTCAGTCCCATCCTAACTAAACAGCGAATAAACCGTTTTAAACATCGCCCTTTTCCTCCACTTTGGAACGCCATTATTGAGAATAATCTTCCTATTTACCCCCGTCTTTCTCCCGATGAACGCAGACGGCTTCAGGGACATATTCAAGTTTTTTTAGCGGAAAAACAATTCATCGGCTGTAAAGGATTGCAAGTGACAGAAGAAATGAAACTAACTATTGCTGCTGTCGCCTGTTTACTTTTACTTAATGAGCGAGGAGAATACTTTCCTAAACTTCGTTCAATTTTGATTTACCCAAGTATTTATATTGTTAATGAAACTGTCGCCACTGGGGATTATGTTGTCGAAGAAAGGCGCGTAGCAAGATTGGGGGAATCATGGAGCAAAGACCAAGTGATATTATCTTGGGAACAAGTACAACAAGATACTCGCAACTGGAGTGATGGACATAACGTTGTTCTGCATGAATTCGCCCATCAGTTAGATCAAGAAGATGGTAAAGCCGAGGGTGTTCCGATTTTGCCACGAAAATCAGATTATCCCATCTGGGCTAGGGTGATGACAGAAGAATATCAACAACTTTGTAGTGATGTTCAACGAGGTATTAAAAGCGTCATAGATAATTATGGTGCAACTAATCCCGCAGAATTTTTTGCTGTGGCGACTGAGACATTCTTTGAGAAACCGCAGCAGTTGCTGAAGCAGCATCCGTCACTTTATGAGCTACTGCAACGCTACTATCAATTAGATCCGGTGCAATGGGTTTAGATATTTAGATTGGTTGATAGGATGAGTGATTGGAATGAAACGCTAATAGAGCAAAAAGTAACCTACACTCTAGAGGTTAATGGCAAATTTTACTTGATTGAAAATGTACCTGCGCGAGTTAATCCAGAAACTGGAGAACAGTTTTTCTCTCCATCTACAGTAGAACGCTTACAGCAGATTATTCTCAACCAACAAGAGCCTGTACGTTTTGTTGAAACACCAGTATACGACTTTGCTGCCTAGTACAAATCTGTAGAAAGCTGTACTGGAGGGCTGTAATCGCAAGCTTGAACAAACAAAGCGATCGCCCTTTTATGTAGTCTTGAGTAAATGCGATCGCCATATTGAAGAAAATTTCAGCTTTCTAAGACCGATAAACATCTCTACGGTGCTTCACTTTGACTACAGTCACCAACAATAGGTCATCTTGAATTTGGTACACAATCCGATAACTACTTAATCTGACTCTGTATAAATCTTCTGCCCCCTCCAGCTTTACTACGCCATCCGGACGCGGGTTAACTGCGAGTTCCTCTAATTTTGCTACTACTTTTTGTTGAATATCGGCAGGTAATTTTTTCACTTGTCTGACCGCAGCTGGTGCAAGTTCTACTTGGTAACTCACAAACCCAACTCCCTTTTAAGTTCGTCCAAGGACACTGTACCTACCGTTACGGCTTCTTCTAATGCTGCTTTTGCATCCTCTAAATCTTCTTTATCTTCTTTGGCTTTCAAAAACAGTAAAAAGTCCAACACTTCAGAGACAATTTCCTCTGGCGCGTTTTCTATCTCCTCAATGATTTTTTGTTTTGCATTCATGATTCGTTCTATCTCCATCAGATTTCACGCCCAAGTCAATACATAAAACATCACACTTCAAAAACAATCTAATTTCGATTATCGCAAAGTTGAGGCGTGACAAGTGCAATGACACACAGCCTTCCTAGGTGGCGATCGCAAGTACTGTAAGTTATGCGATCGCCATATTGAACAGAATTTCAGAGGCTATTTATAAACAAAATATTAAGTAGGAGAGGCAGTTTGCGGTTGTTTGGGTGTTATTAACGAAAGTCGCGATGTTGTTTATGAAAGTCACGATGTTGATAGAGAAAGTCACGATGTTGATAGAGAAAGTCACGATGTTGTTTATGAAAGTCACGATGTTGGTCACGAAAGTCGTGATGTTGTTTATGAAAGTCGCGATAACTATCGTCGCTTAGGTTGATGGCAGTTGATAACTAAAGCAATCTTAGCTAAATTACCTGACCCGCTGCCCACCGACTGAGAAAATTAGGTGTGCGACGATTAGCGATGAAACGCTCTTTGGGTGCTATGGTGTAAATCAAAAATTTTCCCGAATTTTGAGCTTTTCACCTTAGTGTCTTAGTGTCTTTGTGGTGAAAAAATTGACTTTTGAACCACCAAGGCACTAAGACACCAAGAAAAATACATTACACCTTGAAAGGGCTGCTTCATAGGACTTACGCACTGTACAAATAGGTTTTTGCATGTATCAACGATACAGCGTCATTGTAGAACTAAAACAAAGTCGTTTCCTAGCAAATAAAGACCACCCGCATCAAGCAGGTGGACTCAGCAGAAAAGAGTTATCTTTACTAACTTCTTTGTATCAGTACAGCATAGTAGAACTTTGTCGTTTGTGTGTTGAGATTGTGGTTTACACTTACCTCCAAGGCGAGGGAATTACCGTTGTTGAAAGCACCTCTTGTCCTACCAACTTGATCGCAATTTTGCCACAGGTGGGGCAGCGAACATCAATATCTTGGACTGGTAAGACATTTTTGTATTCGCACAATAGCCCTTCGTGACAGTGATAGCATTCAAGGATAGCTCTGCTAACTGGCTTGTTACAGTCCAAAAGGCGAAGGTGCTGACAAGGTTGTGGTTCCCCTTCTTCTTCTATTCGAGGTCTGGGTTTATATTGTCTAGGCTCCGTTTCTTGGGGATTTCTCTTTATTGGCTTTTCATAGTTCATAATTGTTTTTCCCTGTTTGAAAGTGGTGTAGATATCAAGTGTAGATGCTTGTGTAGACTCAAATCCCTCAATGAATCGGTCTAGCACTTCCTTTATTTGCTGTTTGAATTCAGTACGCTTAGCCACTCGCCAGTCCTTGAGGACGCGATCGCACAGCGACTCTCCAAAATTCAGATTGATTCATTCACTAGATTTAATTCCTCTGGCTTGAGCTAGTTTATCTATTCGTTTAAAAATCTGCTGTTTACTGAGTGGCTCTTTCTATATCGTCTCATCGTTTAAATCAGTAGAAATGCTATTGTATCTCGCAATTTGGCACAGCAACATTTTTCAGCACACTCATTGGTCCATATTGTTTGAGAATCTGCATTTGCTGCTCGTTTCGCACAAACATAGTACCGGCAAATCCCAAGGAGTTCACTGGTATAGACTCGAAACACTCTTGCGATCGCGGCACAAGCAACATCCATTCTCGTGTCACTAAAAGATTATAAGCCCTAGATTGTTGATTATCTTCTAAGCCTACTGCCCGCAGCAGAGAATGATAGCACTCTAGTGTTGCGGCGGCGGCAGAAAATGGAGATTCCTTCCAAAGGGAATCTAGAGTTGTGAAAGCATGTAAAAAAGGAAATTCTGGTATAGTTGCAATTGAGTTATGAAATTGGGCAGATTTTAATAAAGGTTCAATCGGTAGCTGCACTCCAGTGGGTGTGAGCGGTAGTGGCACAAGTTGCAAGTGTTTGTGTCGCTGACTAGCACCAGCAATCTTTCCAGAGTTGTAGAATGTCAAACCATCGAATTGGGCCATACATGCCCACATAGCGGCAAAATCTTCTAGGGTAAGCAAGCTTTCTTGTTCTTCAAAGGCACGGGTAATCAGTAGCAGGTGATAATCAGCAACGTTGTATTTGTTCAATATACATACATGGGTATCAGAAATATCTGCCACAAATAAATCTTGCTCGTAGGGAAGAAAGGGATTGAAATCTCCTTTACAAGCGGCGCTTTGTTTTTGTTGATCGCGCTTAGCTTCGTCCTTACGAACTAAGTTAGACGCAATCCGCACCAGGAAGCAAACACCCTGCTGTTCTACAAATTCAGATTCCGTTGGTATTGACACCAGTGCGCCGCATTGCCGAGCATGTTCTGTCTGCTCCTTAATTTTTGTCCAGAAAGTGCCAGCCTTGAGCAATATTTTTCCCTGTGCCATGTCTTTATTTTTGAGGCTTAAATCTATAGCCTGTTAATTGTAGAATACAAAATTACTGACTATTTTTTTATCCATACTTCAGCTATTCAGGCAAACGTCGAATTGCCGCACTGCTTTGCTAAAAACTGGCTAATCAAGAGAGGAAATCCTTATGAGTTGGACACAGGTTCTTTCAGCTGATGCACTTTCTCCTGGTGCGCGACAAGTAGTGAAAGTTGGCAGCAGGAGTATCTTGGTTGTGAATCACGAAGGCCAGCTTTATGCGGTAGAAAACGCCTGTCCTCATCTGAAATTATCTCTAAAAAAAGGTAAAATCACCGAAGATGGGGCGATTGTTTGTCCTTGGCATCGCAGTGCTTTTGACCTCCGCACTGGTGAAGCCAAAGAGTGGATCGCTTGGCCCCCTGTTATTGGTAAGGCAATGAGTGTAGTCTCACGAGAGAAGCCACTATCAGTTTTTCCTATTCGTGTGGAAGAAGGAAATATCTGGATTGATGTAGAATAGTTAATCCTTACATATGTACAGC
Encoded here:
- the ilvA gene encoding threonine ammonia-lyase, biosynthetic; its protein translation is MLCDYLVQILTARVYDVAQETPLEYAPNLSARLNNKLLLKREDMQSVFSFKLRGAYNKMANLPSDLLAQGVIAASAGNHAQGVALGARQLGTQAIIVMPITTPQVKVDAVRARGGEVVLHGDTYDDAYAYARQLEAEKGLTFIHPFDDPEVIAGQGTIGMEILRQYQQPIHAIFVAIGGGGLISGIAAYVKRLRPEIKIIGVEPVDADAMHQSLKAGQRVRLSQVGLFADGVAVREVGEETFRLCQQYVDDIILVDTDDTCAAIKDVFEDTRSILEPAGALAIAGAKAYVEREQIEGQTLIAVACGANMNFDRLRFVAERAELGERREAIFAVTIPEEAGSLRKFCQCMGKRNLTEFNYRIADEKEAHIFVGVQIEKRADRANMVATFEECGFKTIDLTDDELTKLHLRHMVGGHSPLAHNELLYRFEFPERPGALMKFVDSMSPNWNISMFHYRNNGADYGRIVVGIQVPPHEMEEWQAFLDTLGYRYWDENKNPAYKLFLG
- a CDS encoding helix-turn-helix transcriptional regulator gives rise to the protein MTLRESLGLTQKQIADAVGVTDQTVSNWERGVHVPRLTLRQTVKLCEITKRTVEDLADLFEPETEKGFK
- a CDS encoding zinc-dependent peptidase, which produces MVETIIVFLIIGLIITGILVSPILTKQRINRFKHRPFPPLWNAIIENNLPIYPRLSPDERRRLQGHIQVFLAEKQFIGCKGLQVTEEMKLTIAAVACLLLLNERGEYFPKLRSILIYPSIYIVNETVATGDYVVEERRVARLGESWSKDQVILSWEQVQQDTRNWSDGHNVVLHEFAHQLDQEDGKAEGVPILPRKSDYPIWARVMTEEYQQLCSDVQRGIKSVIDNYGATNPAEFFAVATETFFEKPQQLLKQHPSLYELLQRYYQLDPVQWV
- a CDS encoding YgiT-type zinc finger protein, with amino-acid sequence MSDWNETLIEQKVTYTLEVNGKFYLIENVPARVNPETGEQFFSPSTVERLQQIILNQQEPVRFVETPVYDFAA
- a CDS encoding type II toxin-antitoxin system RelE family toxin, yielding MSYQVELAPAAVRQVKKLPADIQQKVVAKLEELAVNPRPDGVVKLEGAEDLYRVRLSSYRIVYQIQDDLLLVTVVKVKHRRDVYRS
- a CDS encoding DUF2281 domain-containing protein — its product is MNAKQKIIEEIENAPEEIVSEVLDFLLFLKAKEDKEDLEDAKAALEEAVTVGTVSLDELKRELGL
- a CDS encoding ATP adenylyltransferase family protein; this encodes MAQGKILLKAGTFWTKIKEQTEHARQCGALVSIPTESEFVEQQGVCFLVRIASNLVRKDEAKRDQQKQSAACKGDFNPFLPYEQDLFVADISDTHVCILNKYNVADYHLLLITRAFEEQESLLTLEDFAAMWACMAQFDGLTFYNSGKIAGASQRHKHLQLVPLPLTPTGVQLPIEPLLKSAQFHNSIATIPEFPFLHAFTTLDSLWKESPFSAAAATLECYHSLLRAVGLEDNQQSRAYNLLVTREWMLLVPRSQECFESIPVNSLGFAGTMFVRNEQQMQILKQYGPMSVLKNVAVPNCEIQ
- a CDS encoding Rieske (2Fe-2S) protein, with translation MSWTQVLSADALSPGARQVVKVGSRSILVVNHEGQLYAVENACPHLKLSLKKGKITEDGAIVCPWHRSAFDLRTGEAKEWIAWPPVIGKAMSVVSREKPLSVFPIRVEEGNIWIDVE